A single window of Actinoallomurus bryophytorum DNA harbors:
- a CDS encoding CynX/NimT family MFS transporter produces the protein MRRHAGVILIVLVALNLRPAVVAVGPLLRQIQNDLGMSDLAAGALTTLPVLFFGAFGLVAPLFRRSLRGEVLLVTSMGLLVVALLLRVIPAQAALFGGALLAGIAISIGNIAVPSIIKRDHPQAITTVTAIYTVAITAGAAVSSSVVVPLEHVMSSDWSVPLVLLAIPAAVAGAAWLPRLRSGTAATPAPEGASPQVWRSPLAWQVTGFMGLQSMLAYITSGWLPTICQDRGLSEAAGGYAFGVSSLFQAAGALLLPVIVRRLRDQRPIVVLVTVLCLAGFAGVVWAPVGAIWASAVVLGLGQGVGFALALSFIGLRASDAHVTAQLSGMAQGLGYVIAALGPLAVGAVHDATDGWSAPAVLMLVVSVVLLVPGLGAGRDRTIGEEPARDAEHAAA, from the coding sequence TTGAGGCGACATGCCGGTGTCATCCTGATCGTTCTGGTCGCGCTCAATCTGCGGCCCGCTGTCGTGGCGGTCGGGCCGCTGCTCCGGCAGATCCAAAACGATCTCGGTATGTCGGACCTCGCCGCCGGCGCGCTGACGACCCTGCCGGTGCTGTTCTTCGGGGCATTCGGCCTGGTGGCGCCGCTCTTCCGACGCAGCCTGCGTGGCGAGGTCCTCCTCGTCACGAGCATGGGACTGCTCGTCGTCGCGCTGCTCCTTCGGGTGATCCCGGCGCAGGCGGCGCTGTTCGGCGGAGCCCTCCTGGCCGGTATAGCGATCAGTATCGGCAACATCGCCGTTCCCTCGATCATCAAGCGCGACCATCCGCAGGCCATCACCACGGTCACGGCCATCTACACCGTCGCGATCACCGCCGGGGCCGCCGTCTCGTCCAGCGTCGTGGTGCCGCTGGAGCACGTGATGTCCTCGGACTGGTCGGTGCCGCTCGTCCTGCTCGCGATCCCCGCAGCGGTGGCCGGCGCCGCCTGGCTGCCCCGGCTGCGCAGCGGCACCGCGGCCACTCCCGCGCCGGAGGGCGCCTCGCCGCAGGTGTGGCGGTCGCCTCTCGCCTGGCAGGTCACCGGGTTCATGGGCCTGCAGTCGATGCTCGCCTACATCACGTCGGGCTGGCTGCCCACCATCTGCCAGGACCGTGGGCTGAGCGAGGCCGCGGGCGGCTACGCGTTCGGGGTGAGCAGCCTGTTCCAGGCCGCCGGAGCCCTCCTCCTCCCGGTGATCGTCCGCCGGCTGCGCGACCAGCGGCCGATCGTCGTGCTGGTCACCGTGCTGTGCCTGGCCGGCTTCGCGGGCGTCGTCTGGGCCCCGGTCGGCGCGATCTGGGCATCGGCCGTCGTGCTCGGCCTGGGCCAGGGCGTCGGGTTCGCGCTGGCGTTGTCGTTCATCGGCCTGCGTGCCTCCGACGCCCACGTGACGGCGCAGCTGTCGGGGATGGCTCAGGGGCTCGGGTACGTCATCGCCGCCCTCGGACCGCTGGCGGTCGGGGCGGTCCACGACGCGACCGATGGCTGGAGCGCGCCCGCCGTGCTCATGCTCGTCGTCTCCGTCGTGCTGCTGGTGCCCGGCCTGGGAGCCGGCCGCGACCGTACGATCGGCGAGGAGCCCGCCCGGGACGCGGAACACGCCGCGGCGTAG
- a CDS encoding FadR/GntR family transcriptional regulator, with the protein MTTLEPVPRSSAVEAVIDQMQGQLTSGTWSVGDRIPGEYDLSARLQVSRSAVREAIRALSHIGVLEVRRGDGTYVRSAVDPRPLLRRVERATLRDVFELQQAYDVQAARLAARRRTRDDLVRLGALLEDRDAACDPEEFGEADVRFHAGVAEAAHNSLLLEAFRYFQSRLRESLSAVRLDRELPDAGPAAHRAVVDAIAARDPEAAGHAAECVVVPTLQALEALL; encoded by the coding sequence GTGACCACACTTGAACCGGTTCCGCGGTCTTCGGCCGTAGAGGCGGTGATCGACCAGATGCAGGGGCAGCTCACCTCGGGAACCTGGTCGGTGGGGGACCGGATCCCCGGCGAGTACGACCTCTCCGCCCGGCTGCAGGTCAGCCGGTCCGCCGTGCGGGAGGCGATCCGGGCGCTGAGCCACATCGGCGTCCTGGAGGTCCGCCGTGGAGACGGCACGTACGTCCGCAGCGCGGTCGATCCCCGGCCTCTGCTGCGGCGCGTGGAGCGGGCCACGCTCCGTGACGTGTTCGAGCTGCAGCAGGCCTACGACGTGCAGGCGGCGCGGCTCGCGGCGCGGCGCCGTACGCGCGATGACCTGGTGCGCCTGGGCGCCCTCCTGGAGGACCGCGACGCCGCGTGCGACCCGGAGGAGTTCGGTGAGGCGGACGTGCGCTTCCACGCCGGGGTCGCCGAGGCCGCGCACAACTCGCTGCTCCTGGAGGCGTTCCGCTACTTCCAGAGCCGGTTGCGCGAGTCGCTGAGCGCCGTTCGGCTGGACCGCGAACTGCCCGACGCCGGGCCGGCCGCGCACCGTGCGGTGGTGGACGCGATCGCCGCGCGCGACCCGGAGGCGGCAGGGCACGCCGCCGAGTGTGTCGTGGTGCCCACACTTCAAGCGCTGGAGGCGCTGCTTTGA
- a CDS encoding alpha/beta hydrolase, protein MLTTAVRLGVRPFAGRIKGRSATIRFWRTLLGAGSRCLRPDSRVSVEPIIDPCIEDPDVKRPVRGEWLRPPGSSNREGAILYLHGGGYAICSPRTHRVITARLAAETGLPVLVPDYRLAPEHPFPAAFEDTLDAYRLLIARGVPPERIIIAGDSSGGHLATALTVEACRTGLPAPGGVVLFSPWVDLTGELAMASTMRRRDPYIDPAVATRFGRLYVGAGDWSDPRLSLLTCPSEELPPFLIQVGGIEVLRAEAEALAAVLEQAGSPFDLQIWPGQMHVFQIFNRMLPEADEAMREAGRFIRKVVGDDSVTEAA, encoded by the coding sequence GTGCTGACCACGGCCGTGCGCCTTGGGGTCAGGCCGTTCGCCGGGCGGATCAAGGGCCGGTCGGCCACCATCCGGTTCTGGCGCACCCTGCTGGGAGCCGGTTCGCGATGTCTGCGGCCGGACTCCCGCGTGAGCGTGGAGCCGATCATCGACCCCTGCATCGAGGACCCGGACGTCAAGCGCCCCGTACGCGGCGAGTGGCTGCGCCCCCCGGGCAGCTCGAACCGGGAGGGCGCGATCCTCTACCTCCACGGTGGCGGCTACGCCATCTGTTCCCCGCGTACGCATCGCGTGATCACCGCCCGGCTGGCGGCGGAGACCGGGCTGCCGGTGCTCGTCCCCGACTACCGGCTCGCGCCCGAACACCCGTTCCCCGCGGCGTTCGAGGACACGCTCGACGCGTACCGGCTGCTGATCGCGCGCGGTGTCCCCCCGGAGCGGATCATCATCGCCGGCGACTCGTCCGGTGGCCATCTCGCTACCGCCCTGACCGTCGAGGCCTGCCGTACGGGCCTGCCGGCACCCGGCGGCGTCGTGCTCTTCTCCCCCTGGGTCGACCTCACCGGCGAGCTGGCCATGGCCTCGACGATGCGCCGTCGCGACCCGTACATCGACCCGGCGGTGGCGACGAGGTTCGGGCGGCTCTATGTCGGCGCCGGCGATTGGAGCGATCCACGGCTTTCCCTGCTGACCTGTCCGAGTGAGGAGCTGCCCCCCTTTCTCATCCAGGTGGGCGGCATCGAGGTGCTGCGGGCCGAGGCGGAGGCTCTCGCCGCGGTGCTCGAGCAGGCGGGCAGCCCCTTCGACCTGCAGATCTGGCCGGGACAGATGCACGTCTTCCAGATCTTCAACCGGATGCTCCCCGAAGCGGACGAGGCGATGCGCGAGGCGGGCCGCTTCATCCGCAAGGTCGTCGGCGACGACTCGGTGACCGAGGCCGCCTGA
- the trpS gene encoding tryptophan--tRNA ligase yields the protein MTEPRERTGKRGPLAASPTEEGPPSRVLSLFTPSGRPTLGNLLGALLPSARLLPTADCVFGISDLHALTSEHDPARLRERSLELAGLAIAAGIDPARCVLFLQSNVPAHAELSYLLESTAHYGEMQRMIQFREKSERQSAVRLSLLTYPALMAADILLYQATDVPVGADQAQHVELTRDLAARFNRRYGPVFTLPRAVHPPMAARVMDLSDPGAKMSKSVDSPGTIFLLDPVDVVRRKIMRAVTDSGTSVAYDSEAKPGVSNLLAILSATTGTPVAELSPGSYGALKKETADAVIALLEPLQRHYATLSADPATLETVLRTGAERARERAASTVTAAKEAMGLLAA from the coding sequence ATGACCGAGCCGCGCGAAAGAACCGGCAAGCGCGGTCCCCTCGCCGCCTCGCCGACGGAGGAGGGCCCGCCCTCGCGGGTGCTCAGCCTCTTCACACCGTCCGGCCGCCCCACCCTCGGCAACCTGCTGGGGGCGCTGCTCCCGTCCGCGCGGCTGCTGCCGACGGCGGACTGTGTGTTCGGGATCTCGGACCTGCACGCCCTCACCAGCGAACACGACCCCGCGCGACTGCGCGAGCGCTCACTCGAACTGGCCGGGCTGGCCATCGCGGCCGGCATCGACCCGGCACGCTGCGTCCTGTTCCTGCAGAGCAATGTGCCCGCCCATGCCGAGCTGTCCTACCTGCTGGAGAGCACCGCGCACTACGGCGAGATGCAACGGATGATCCAGTTCAGGGAAAAGTCGGAACGGCAGTCCGCCGTACGGCTGTCGTTGCTCACCTACCCGGCGCTGATGGCCGCCGACATCCTGCTCTACCAGGCGACGGACGTACCGGTCGGCGCCGACCAGGCGCAGCACGTCGAGCTGACCCGCGACCTCGCGGCGCGTTTCAACCGGCGGTACGGGCCGGTGTTCACCCTCCCCCGCGCCGTCCATCCGCCGATGGCCGCCCGGGTCATGGACCTGTCCGACCCGGGCGCCAAGATGAGCAAGTCGGTCGACTCTCCGGGGACGATCTTCCTGCTCGACCCGGTCGACGTGGTCCGGCGCAAGATCATGCGAGCGGTCACCGACTCGGGCACCTCCGTGGCGTACGACTCCGAGGCCAAGCCCGGCGTCTCGAATCTCCTCGCGATCCTGTCCGCCACCACCGGGACCCCGGTCGCGGAGCTGTCGCCCGGCTCGTACGGGGCGCTGAAGAAGGAAACCGCCGACGCGGTCATCGCCCTGCTCGAACCCCTGCAGCGGCACTACGCCACGCTTTCCGCCGACCCCGCGACGCTGGAGACGGTCCTGCGTACGGGCGCGGAGCGGGCTCGCGAGCGCGCCGCGAGCACCGTCACCGCGGCGAAGGAGGCGATGGGACTGCTGGCGGCTTGA